The Corynebacterium minutissimum genome includes the window CAACGAGGGGGAGCCTTTGAAAAGGGTGAGACGGAAGTGCTTAGGCAGTAGCTTCTGCAGCGACCTCGTCGGCCGGCACGATGTTAACCATGCGGCGGCCGCGCTTAACGCCGAACTCAACAGAGCCGGCAGCAAGAGCGAACAGGGTATCGTCGCCGCCGCGACCAACGTTCTCACCTGGGTGGAACTTGGTGCCGCGCTGACGCACGATGATCTCGCCGGCCTTAACCTGCTGACCACCGAAGCGCTTGACGCCGAGGCGCTTGGACTCGGAATCGCGACCGTTGCTGGAGCTGGAAGCACCCTTCTTGTGTGCCATGTGGTTTTCCCTCCTTCAGGGATGAATTAGAGCCGGTTAAGGCTTACTTGATACCGGTAATCTTCAGCGTGGTCACCGGCTGACGGTGACCAAGGCGACGCTTGTAACCAGTCTTGTTCTTGTACTTGAGGATGTCGATCTTCGGGCCCTTGCCCTGCTCGACAATTTCAGCGGAGACAGAGACCTTCTCCAGGTCAGCTGCCTTCGACTTGACGGTTGCGCCATCGACGAGCAGAACCGGGGTGAGAGCAACGGAGGAACCCGGCTCACCCTCGATCTTCTCGACCTTGACGAGGTCACCTTCAGCAACCTTGTACTGCTTTCCGCCGGTCTTGACGATCGCGTACATAGAGGGCTACCCCTTATCTAAACTCGGCTCGCCAGCGGCTGGGTGATGCCCCTGGCGAATGGACATTGGACATTTGCGTTCAGACCAAAAGCCGCGAGAGACGCGCGACATCAGCGCGCGGCCCGTCCAGCGCATTCATGGTCTAAACAGCGACTGTCAAAGACTACCCCGTGAGGGGGCGAAAAGGCAAAACGCCTTTTCTAGCGCGAGCTGCGACGGGTTACGCGGCGCCTACCACGCGCGCCCCTGCGGCGTGCCGACGCCCCCTTGGACCCACCTTCCTTCTCCCGTGCGGGGGTCTCGTCGCGTTGCCGGGACTTCGATGCCTGTGACGCCTCCTCAATGACAACCGACTGCTGGGATTTCATCGAGCGGCGCACCGCACGGCGACGACCACGCCCGCGGGAGCTGCGCGCCGTTGTGACGTCGCCCTTTCCAGATTCTTGGGGCTTGGCAGATTCCTGGACTGCGGCGGTGCTGCTACCCTGCTCGTCTGCTGCCTTCGAGGCTTGCGGCTCGTGCTCGAAGTCCTCACGCTTCGGGCGGACGTCAGAACGCGAGTTGCCGCGCGTGCGGCGCTTGCGGCGCGGTGACTTCTCGAATTCCTCGACGGCCTCCTCGTAGGTCTGGCGCGAGCGTTGCTTCGGCTGCTCTTCGTGCGACGGACTCTGAACCTCGGCCTTCTTCTCGGAGGTGCGCGAGGTGCGTGTTGCCCGGCGCGGCTTGCGGGAGCGCTTCGACTTCTTCGGCTCCATGCTCTCCGCCACGGCGTAGCCGATGGACGCGCTGTCCGGTGTGCCGGCGTCGACCTCGTCATCGCCGTCGCGGCCGGAGGCGTCGTCGTCGGAGTCGACGACCACCACGTTGGCCACAAGATCCTCGAGCGCAGAATCCTTATTTTCTACTGCATCTGCATCATCTGCGTCGACACCAGAAGTATTTTCGTCGTCATCATCATGACGGTGCATACGCACGGCAGCCGGGTGCTGCTTCGGATCGCGGTGTGGCGCGCGGCGCTCCTTACGGCCTCGGCGCTGCGGCTTGGAGTTCTCCTCCTCCAGCTCCTCATCCACTGGGTACTCGTGGATGATAATGCCGCGGCCGTTGCAGGCTTCACACTCGGTCGAGAAGGTCTCAACTAGGCCGGTACCGACGCGCTTGCGGGTCATCTGCACTAAGCCCAGCGAGGTCACCTCGGAAACCTGGTGGCGAGTGCGGTCGCGCCCCAGTGCTTCCTTCAGTCGACGCAGGACGAGATCCTGGTTTTCCGGCAGAACCATGTCGATGAAGTCGACGACGATCATGCCGCCCATATCGCGCAGGCGCATCTGGCGCACGATCTCCTCGGCAGCCTCGAGGTTGTTGCGCGTGACGGTTTCCTCAAGGTTGCCACCGGAGCCCGTGAACTTACCGGTGTTGACGTCAATAACCGTCATGGCCTCGGTGCGCTCGATGATGAGGGTGCCGCCCGAGGGCAGCCAGACCTTGCGGCTAAGAGCCTTGTGCAGCTGCTCGTCAATACGGTAGGTGCTGAAGGCATCCTCGCCATCGTGCTCACGGGCGTCGTAGCGCACGACGCGATCCGCCAAGTCGTGCGCCATGGAATCCACGTAGGCGCTCACCGTGTTATAAGAACGTTTGCCGTCGACGACAAGGGTGCTGAAGTCCTCGTTAAACAGGTCACGCACAACCTTGATGAGCAGGTCCGGCTCCTCATACATCGTCACCGGCTTGGCGCCCTTGGTGGCTTTCTCATGTGCCGCGCGGGCGCTGATGTCCTCCCACAGGGAGTGCAGACGGTTGACGTCGGTAGCAATGTCTTCTTCCGGAACATTTTCCGCCGCGGTACGGATGATGGCGCCGCCATCGCCCGGAATGACGCGCTCCAGGATCCCCTTGAGGCGCTTGCGCTCTGGGGCCGGAAGCTTACGGGAAATACCTGCGCTGCGCCCGCCCGGAACATAGACCAGGAAACGACCAGCCAGGGAAATCTGGGTAGTCAGGCGTGCGCCCTTGTGGCCGATCGGGTCCTTGGCCACCTGGACCAGAATCTGATCACCGGACTTCAGGGCATTTTCAATCTTGCGGCCACGCCCCCCAATGCCGAGCGCGCGCCAATCGACGTCTCCCGCATACAGCACACCATTTCGCCCCTGCCCGATATCAACGAAGGCGGCCTCCATCGAGGGCAGGACGTTCTGTACGCGGCCGAGGTAGATGTTGCCAATCTGGGAGGGGTGAGATTCGGTCGTGACAAAGTGCTCGACAAGGAGGTCATCCTCCAAGACACCGACCTGGGTAATAATTCCGGCACCGTCGGTGCGCTGCTTGTCACGCACCACCATCGTGCGCTCCACCGATTCCCGGCGAGCTAGGAATTCGGCTTGGGAGACGATGTGCTGGCGCTCGCGACCCTTCTCACGCAGCTCAGCGCGGCGGCGGCGTTGGGCTTCGATGCGGGTCGAGCCCTTGATGGCCTTGGGTTCGTCGATAAGCTCAGCCCCACGGCTGTCACCACTGTGCCCCTCGGCACCGCGCCCACGCGAGGTACCGCGACTGCCGCGACGGCGACCACGCTGCCGCGTCGACGGTGCTGCGTCCTCATCAGAATCATCGGCGTCATCCAGGTCCTCAGGCTTCTGACGCTTCGGCTTCGGGGTCGCCTTCGGCGCCATGAACACTGGTGCGTACTCGTAGACCTCCGGTTCCTCCTCCGGCATCGGGGTAATCAGCGGGGTGAGGTCATCTTCATCGAAGTCATCACCGGATTCCGCGAGTGCCTCGTGCAACATCTCAGCGTCGACCTTGTCCACGATCTGCGAGATTTCGTTGTCAACGTTCTTGCGCACGCGCTCGCGCAGCTTCTCCTCGTCTTCGCTCAGCTGCTCAGACTGGACGGGCTGTTGTGGCTGTTCCGCAACGGTATCCGCGGAGTCCTCCGGCTGGCTGGACGAGTCTTCCTTCGCAGGCTTGTCCTTCTTCGGCTTATCCTTTTTCGGCTTTGCTGTCTTAGTTTCCTTAGCCGCCTTCTCCGTCTTGTCGGCCTTGGCAACGCGCTTCGCCGCGCGCTTAGCCCGCTTCTTCGGGGCAGTCTTAGTCGACTTTTCCTCAGCCGATGCCTCGGCTGAGGCCTCTGCGGCTGCGGTTTCTTCGTTGGCTTTATCCTCGATCTGCTCGTCGGCGGCGGCCTCAGCCTTGGTGTGGGTGGTGGGGGCGAGGGCGTCTATAAGTTGCCCAATCTCCTCTGGCGTTGCCGAGGACTGCGCCGACTTTTTCATACCCATATCCGCAAACTGCTTAACCAGGTCCTTGGAGGCCACGCCCAGTTGCTTAGCTAGGGCGTACAGGCGGGTTTTGGGCGCAAGTGCGTCACGGTCAATCCTCGCTACCGCCGCTGCCAGAGCCGATTGACTACGTACTTCTTCTTTTTTCTTGGATGCCATGGGCGGCTAATCTCCCGACGTCTGCTCACCCCGGGCGCAGGTTGCCGCCACACGGTGGTGAGACTTTAAAAACTCTCTGTTTCCGTATTCAGTTATATGAGTATCTGTGCCCTCCATTCTGGCACAGGTTTCAGTTTAAGCTACATGTTAGTATCGCCGCCATGTCCGGACTTGAAAGCGCTGACACACCGAACACCCCAGCGCGACGTGTATCTGCACCGCGCACAGTGGCTCAAGCACGCGCCCGCAACGAGATTGCACTGCGGGATATCATCACCGTTGCCGTACCGGCGGGCATCGCCTCCGGCCTTCGCGCTGTTGACCTTCCCGACCCCTACGCGGTCCCGGTCTATGCGGTGCTGTGGATCGCCATCATCTATGGCGCCTTTCGCATCATTCGCAGTGAGCCGAAGTTCGTCCAAGCTGCGCAAGAAGAGTACCGGGCGGGCGATTACCCCGTTCTCGCCTACTTTCTACCCGTCCTTGCTCTCTTGTCCCCTCTCATCGCTGAGGGAATTAGGTCCACCGGGATTGTCGGCGATATCTCGCTCAACCCCATCCTTATCGCCGCTGGGCTTACTGCCTTCTCCATCCCCGCGTTCATCATCGGCGGCCGCGCATTCGGCACGACCTCTTTTCGCGTTGGCAAGCGCCGCATCAAGGCCATCACCGAACAAGGAAGCCTCGAAGGCGTCACTGAGCAGAGCATAACCGCGGTGGAGAAACACCCGGAAGTCCTCAGCGGGCTGGTCGCCGCCGGTGCAGTCACTGGCAATACCACCTCCATCTCTGAGCTGGGACGGCTGATCGGCTACGAGGAGGGGCTCGAAGAAGAACTCCGTGAACTCGAAGCGGCCGGCGTGGTGAAGCTGCCTGGTCTAATCCAGTGGAGTGGTAAGCGGACCTTTAACATCACTCTGACCGAATCCGGCGTGCGCAGCATGGACGCCGCACGCACGCGCTAGCGCGGAAGAGTGTCATCTCCCGGGAAGAGTTTCGGACCAATCCACAGCATGAAATAGACCAGACCAACGAGGACTGGGATCTCAACAAGGGGACCAATCGTTCCTGCAAGGGCTTGAGCAGACGTCGCTCCGAAGGTGCCGATGGATACTGCAATAGCAAGCTCAAAGTTGTTTCCTGCTGCAGTGAACGCCACGCTGGCAGACTGCTCGTAGTTCATGCCAACGGCCTTTGCCACACCCAGCGACAGCACAAACATGCCCACAAAGTAGATAACCAGCGGCACGGCCACGCGCGCTACCGTTGCAGGCTGCTCCACAATGTGCTCGCCTTGCAGGGAAAAGAGCAGAACAATCGTGTACAGAAGACCAATCATGGCCAGCGGTGATACGGCTGGGAGAAAGCGGTTCTCAAACCATTCCCGCCCTTTTGCCTTTTCGCCCCAGAAGCGAGACAGCACACCCAACAGGAGCGGGATGCCCAAGAAGACGAGCACGGACTTGACAATGGCCCAGAAGGAAAAGTCAACACTTGTCACATCCAGTCCCAACCAGCCGGGGAGGATGCGAAGGTAGAACCAGCCCAGAACACCAAACATAGCGACCTGGAAGATGGAGTTCAGGGCGACAAGCACAGCCGTTGCTTCGCGGTCAGCGCACGAGAGGTCCGACCACACAAGCACCATGGCGATACAGCGGGCAAGGCCCACAATGATGAGACCGGTACGCAGCTCCGGCTGGTCTGCCAGGAAGAGCCACGCCAGGGTAAACATAAACGCCGGCCCCACCAGCCAGTTGAGGACGAGCGATACCGCCATGAGACGGCCATCCGTGGCAATTTCCTTGGTCTTCTCGTAGCGGACCTTGGCCAAGGGCGGATACATCATGACGAGGAGGCCAATGGCGATCGGGATGGAAATCCCGCCCACTTCAACGGCGCCCAAGGCTTGGCCAATCCCGGGAATGAAGTGGCCGATGAGCAGTCCGGCGGCCATCGCCAGAATAATCCACACGGGTAAAAATCGGTCAAGAAAAGACAACTTCGGGCGCTGAGACACGGCCATGCCTTCCCTCCTTCTAGCTTGAACAGAACGTGATACGAACATTCAATCTACAGTTCATATTGATAGGCGTCAATATAACGGCGGGAGTGTGGATAGCTCCTATACTGATCGCATGGCTTCCTCCCCCGCCCCCGACGCCCGCGCTCGTGATGCCGAGTGCTGTTCCTTAAGCATGGGCCCGCTCAGCGACGCCGAGGCGATGCATTTTTCGCAACAATTCAAAGTCCTCGCAGACCCAGCCCGCCTTCGTCTCCTGTCCATTCTGTGCGAGGAAGGCTGTGGGCCGATGAGCGTCACGGAGCTCACCGGGCTCACTGCGCTGAGCCAGCCCACGGTCTCCCACCACTTAGCGCGCCTGCGGGAGGCCGGCCTACTATCCAGGCAGCAATGCGGCCGCACCGTCACCCACCAGGTGAACAAAGACGCTTTTGCAGCCTTGCGCACGCTGCTGTCATTCGACTAACCAGCGCCCGATCTGATCTGCGCTCGAGCGCGCAGGACGGGTTCGAGCGCAGAAATGACAAAAGCCCGAGCAGTTCATTCATCATTGTGAACTGCTCGGGCTTCATTGCGCGCTAGGCGCGGTGAACTTCTTTAGAGGTTCGGGAACCAGATGGAGATCTCGCGCTCGGCGGACTCCGGGGAGTCGGAACCGTGGACGACGTTCTCGCCGACGGTCAGGGCGAAGTCACCGCGGATGGTGCCCGGGGTGGCCTTCTCTACCGGGTGGGTGCCACCGGCAAGCTGGCGCCATGCGGCGATAGCGGACTCGCCCTCGACGATGCCAGCAACCAGCGGTGCGGAGGTGATGAAGTCGACGAGCTCACCGAAGAACGGCTTGTCCTCGTGCTCGGCGTAGTGCTTCTTGGCGGTCTCCTCGTCGGCGACGCGCAGATCCATGGCGACGAG containing:
- the rpmA gene encoding 50S ribosomal protein L27; the encoded protein is MAHKKGASSSSNGRDSESKRLGVKRFGGQQVKAGEIIVRQRGTKFHPGENVGRGGDDTLFALAAGSVEFGVKRGRRMVNIVPADEVAAEATA
- the rplU gene encoding 50S ribosomal protein L21: MYAIVKTGGKQYKVAEGDLVKVEKIEGEPGSSVALTPVLLVDGATVKSKAADLEKVSVSAEIVEQGKGPKIDILKYKNKTGYKRRLGHRQPVTTLKITGIK
- a CDS encoding translation initiation factor IF-2 N-terminal domain-containing protein, translating into MASKKKEEVRSQSALAAAVARIDRDALAPKTRLYALAKQLGVASKDLVKQFADMGMKKSAQSSATPEEIGQLIDALAPTTHTKAEAAADEQIEDKANEETAAAEASAEASAEEKSTKTAPKKRAKRAAKRVAKADKTEKAAKETKTAKPKKDKPKKDKPAKEDSSSQPEDSADTVAEQPQQPVQSEQLSEDEEKLRERVRKNVDNEISQIVDKVDAEMLHEALAESGDDFDEDDLTPLITPMPEEEPEVYEYAPVFMAPKATPKPKRQKPEDLDDADDSDEDAAPSTRQRGRRRGSRGTSRGRGAEGHSGDSRGAELIDEPKAIKGSTRIEAQRRRRAELREKGRERQHIVSQAEFLARRESVERTMVVRDKQRTDGAGIITQVGVLEDDLLVEHFVTTESHPSQIGNIYLGRVQNVLPSMEAAFVDIGQGRNGVLYAGDVDWRALGIGGRGRKIENALKSGDQILVQVAKDPIGHKGARLTTQISLAGRFLVYVPGGRSAGISRKLPAPERKRLKGILERVIPGDGGAIIRTAAENVPEEDIATDVNRLHSLWEDISARAAHEKATKGAKPVTMYEEPDLLIKVVRDLFNEDFSTLVVDGKRSYNTVSAYVDSMAHDLADRVVRYDAREHDGEDAFSTYRIDEQLHKALSRKVWLPSGGTLIIERTEAMTVIDVNTGKFTGSGGNLEETVTRNNLEAAEEIVRQMRLRDMGGMIVVDFIDMVLPENQDLVLRRLKEALGRDRTRHQVSEVTSLGLVQMTRKRVGTGLVETFSTECEACNGRGIIIHEYPVDEELEEENSKPQRRGRKERRAPHRDPKQHPAAVRMHRHDDDDENTSGVDADDADAVENKDSALEDLVANVVVVDSDDDASGRDGDDEVDAGTPDSASIGYAVAESMEPKKSKRSRKPRRATRTSRTSEKKAEVQSPSHEEQPKQRSRQTYEEAVEEFEKSPRRKRRTRGNSRSDVRPKREDFEHEPQASKAADEQGSSTAAVQESAKPQESGKGDVTTARSSRGRGRRRAVRRSMKSQQSVVIEEASQASKSRQRDETPAREKEGGSKGASARRRGARGRRRVTRRSSR
- the arsB gene encoding ACR3 family arsenite efflux transporter, with product MAVSQRPKLSFLDRFLPVWIILAMAAGLLIGHFIPGIGQALGAVEVGGISIPIAIGLLVMMYPPLAKVRYEKTKEIATDGRLMAVSLVLNWLVGPAFMFTLAWLFLADQPELRTGLIIVGLARCIAMVLVWSDLSCADREATAVLVALNSIFQVAMFGVLGWFYLRILPGWLGLDVTSVDFSFWAIVKSVLVFLGIPLLLGVLSRFWGEKAKGREWFENRFLPAVSPLAMIGLLYTIVLLFSLQGEHIVEQPATVARVAVPLVIYFVGMFVLSLGVAKAVGMNYEQSASVAFTAAGNNFELAIAVSIGTFGATSAQALAGTIGPLVEIPVLVGLVYFMLWIGPKLFPGDDTLPR
- a CDS encoding ArsR/SmtB family transcription factor translates to MASSPAPDARARDAECCSLSMGPLSDAEAMHFSQQFKVLADPARLRLLSILCEEGCGPMSVTELTGLTALSQPTVSHHLARLREAGLLSRQQCGRTVTHQVNKDAFAALRTLLSFD
- the ndk gene encoding nucleoside-diphosphate kinase, with the protein product MTERTLILIKPDGVKNGHVGEIISRIERKGLKLVAMDLRVADEETAKKHYAEHEDKPFFGELVDFITSAPLVAGIVEGESAIAAWRQLAGGTHPVEKATPGTIRGDFALTVGENVVHGSDSPESAEREISIWFPNL